A single genomic interval of Helianthus annuus cultivar XRQ/B chromosome 13, HanXRQr2.0-SUNRISE, whole genome shotgun sequence harbors:
- the LOC118485505 gene encoding plastidic ATP/ADP-transporter-like — MKQFGNYLTTLKLIIRNNPHSYSERIQTPTDVSSPPGDVHLHQVKGKAAIDVVCNPLGKSGGALIQQFMILTFGSLANSTPYLGGILLVIVLAWLAAARSLDTQFTALRREEEIEKEMERTSVKIPVVSSNEGGDDNKSLGSSTETSYPTNS; from the exons CATACGTAATAATCCCCATTCGTATAGTGAACGCATCCAAACCCCTACAGACGTTTCTTCTCCCCCAGGCGACGTTCATCTTCATCAG GTTAAAGGGAAGGCGGCAATCGATGTGGTATGCAACCCGTTAGGGAAATCAGGCGGTGCTTTGATCCAACAATTCATGATATTGACATTCGGTTCACTTGCAAACTCCACACCGTATCTTGGTGGAATATTATTAGTAATCGTTTTGGCATGGTTAGCGGCAGCAAGGTCATTAGACACACAGTTCACCGCTTTACGACGCGAGGAGGAGATTGAGAAAGAGATGGAGAGGACATCTGTCAAAATCCCAGTGGTGTCTTCAAACGAAGGCGGAGACGATAACAAATCTCTTGGAAGCTCAACGGAAACATCGTATCCTACCAACTCTTGA